The Podospora bellae-mahoneyi strain CBS 112042 chromosome 7, whole genome shotgun sequence genome includes a window with the following:
- a CDS encoding hypothetical protein (COG:A; EggNog:ENOG503NZJF), with amino-acid sequence MEQITQPSTRDQNAGHVLEQDITVRPNENDEWHESIRDALRILDLPDNFTVGLDLMTMTTTTSLQGFQKIPPGRHFLWVQQPGAPFRSGYWFVSKNWRKDFWIIKWDKFNEVLAEPTPEEKKDAVDRADFEKLVPYTLDGLTNNKGRSGGEPAVADYSFAPTDSSQPLWSRDPGSLWAILTDNITTDTIPRNKLEPRNNEFLVDSTTDCRPDLPLESSSAMQAKYDGQFHFIPFSHIPREAGSGRLIGRPHDEIMDEILSEIQFSFMTGTLLSNLACLEHWWDLVLRVVLKSWDLVWARPKFVGDMITILHAQLYFTEVCLEGDNTPVLGGAKGKSKTEAGPNPDRVLYQVKRGSRERLKKALESFRQDTIIRIPGQSGKITEARKGFEELECFLFGLGWDLGGKGSGANREDSSSSEDEDAKEDENWNSEDDDDQPVMVELDEKGREIGLVSFND; translated from the coding sequence ATGGAACAAATCACACAACCAAGCACACGGGATCAAAATGCCGGCCATGTACTCGAGCAGGATATCACTGTACGGCCAAATGAAAATGATGAATGGCACGAGAGCATCAGGGACGCATTACGGATACTAGACCTACCAGACAACTTCACCGTTGGGCTCGACCTGATGACCATgactaccaccaccagcctccaAGGGTTTCAGAAAATCCCGCCAGGGCGTCATTTTCTTTGGGTGCAGCAACCAGGTGCTCCCTTCCGGTCAGGGTACTGGTTCGTGTCAAAAAATTGGCGGAAAGATTTTTGGATCATAAAGTGGGACAAGTTCAACGAGGTGCTGGCCGAACCGACTcctgaggagaagaaggatgctgTTGACAGAGCGGATTTCGAGAAACTCGTACCATACACCCTTGATGGGctgaccaacaacaagggcCGGTCCGGTGGTGAACCGGCAGTTGCTGATTACTCGTTTGCACCCACTGACTCTTCGCAGCCGCTTTGGTCACGAGATCCTGGGTCCCTCTGGGCCATCCTGACGGATAATATTACTACCGACACCATTCCTCGAAACAAATTGGAGCCACGTAACAACGAATTTCTTGTCGATTCGACTACTGATTGCAGGCCAGACCTGCCGCTGGAAAGTAGTTCAGCAATGCAAGCAAAATACGATGGCCAGTTTCACTTTATCCCGTTCTCCCACATACCGAGGGAAGCTGGGTCCGGAAGATTAATTGGCAGACCACACGACGAAATTATGGACGAGATACTCTCCGAGATACAATTCTCCTTTATGACCGGAACTTTGCTCAGCAACCTGGCCTGCCTTGAGCACTGGTGGGACTTGGTGTTGAGAGTGGTGTTGAAATCCTGGGATTTGGTTTGGGCACGACCCAAGTTTGTGGGGGACATGATTACGATTTTGCATGCCCAGTTGTACTTCACAGAGGTGTGTCTTGAGGGGGACAACACGCCTGTGTTGGGTGGGGCCAAGGGGAAGTCCAAGACTGAGGCTGGTCCGAATCCGGATAGGGTGTTGTATCAGGTCAAGAGGGGAAGCAGGGAACggttgaagaaggcgctGGAGAGCTTTAGACAGGACACGATAATTCGTATTCCAGGGCAGAGTGGGAAGATTACGGAGGCCAGGAAGGGGTTTGAAGAGTTGGAATGCTTCTTGTTTGGTTTGGGCTGGGACCTTGGGGGAAAGGGTTCTGGTGCCAACAGAGaggacagcagcagtagcgaggatgaggatgcaaaggaggacgagaacTGGAATAgcgaagatgatgatgatcagcCGGTTATGGTTGAGTTGGACGAGAAGGGAAGAGAAATCGGGCTGGTCAGCTTTAACGACTAG
- a CDS encoding hypothetical protein (EggNog:ENOG503NU9H; COG:S): protein MLRELPPQQATSLPRPGQEQLPGKQHMERTADYSGLPSPYPSTVGDAQSEASSVDPATVASTTYSQQPEVRSATAYPAAGTPTSSEYSVYPPHSARSANGTFPDTHLQRSYHPASNHQGSSGGMAQTPTSPLPLQDGRSHHNPQQARSDSGVPIDPSIAAASPTTYSHPQYSPYAAPHQDMSHQYAHSGVYQTSRPDWATYQSPGGVMTGGHHAVFAPSASAAAQPRPNQVYSFVPIPGAQQHKRPRRRYEEIERMYKCGWNGCEKAYGTLNHLNAHVTMQGHGNKRTPEEFKEIRKEWKARKKEEEAQRKAEEERQRQAAASAAAAQGTADSSVADGAQPSTTYSGSRAVQLPPIGYGPAQYPAPPSAGMQQPLSEYQSAAHVYPSYSPPTYGQTSQPMYNQHNGGQNNH, encoded by the exons ATGCTTAGGGAGCTTCCACCACAGCAGGCTACATCGCTCCCCCGCCCTGGCCAGGAACAGCTGCCAGGCAAACAGCATATGGAACGCACTGCCGACTATTCAGGTTTGCCTTCGCCTTATCCTAGTACCGTCGGCGACGCCCAATCTGAGGCCTCTTCTGTAGATCCTGCTACGGTTGCATCAACAACATATTCTCAGCAGCCAGAAGTGAGGTCAGCAACCGCGTACCCGGCAGCAGGCACGCCAACTTCTTCAGAGTACAGCGTGTATCCTCCTCACTCGGCCCGGTCTGCCAACGGCACTTTTCCGGACACCCATCTCCAGCGTTCCTACCACCCGGCCAGCAACCACCAAGGCAGCAGTGGAGGTATGGCGCAAACACCAACCAGTCCGTTGCCTTTACAAGATGGGCGTAGCCATCACAACCCGCAGCAAGCCAGATCTGACAGCGGAGTACCTATAGATCCATCAATCGCCGCAGCAAGCCCGACGACGTATTCTCATCCGCAATATTCACCCTACGCCGCTCCTCATCAAGACATGTCCCACCAATACGCCCACTCGGGTGTTTACCAGACAAGTCGACCAGATTGGGCCACCTATCAGTCCCCTGGCGGGGTTATGACCGGAGGCCACCACGCTGTCTTCGCCCCATCAGCATCGGCAGCTGCTCAACCACGACCTAATCAG GTGTACTCATTCGTGCCAATTCCGGGCGCGCAACAACATAAACGCCCTCGGAGAAGATATGAAGAAATCGAGCGCATGTATAAGTGCGGGTGGAATGGGTGCGAAAAGGCCTATGGGACACTCAACCATCTCAATGCGCATGTCACCATGCAGGGCCATGGAAACAAGAGGACTCCTGAAG AATTCAAGGAAATACGTAAAGAGTGGAAGGCgcgcaagaaggaggaggaagctcAAAGGAAGGCGGAAGAAGAGCGCCAACGCCAGgctgccgcctccgccgctgCTGCGCAAGGCACGGCGGATTCCTCCGTCGCCGACGGTGCCCAACCATCCACCACATATTCGGGTTCGAGGGCCGTTCAGCTCCCGCCGATTGGCTACGGTCCTGCTCAGTaccctgcccctccttcgGCGGGCATGCAGCAGCCTCTTTCCGAGTACCAGAGCGCTGCTCACGTCTACCCCAGCTACTCGCCCCCTACGTACGGTCAAACATCTCAGCCAATGTATAACCAGC ACAACGGCGGCCAAAACAACCACtag